One genomic window of Prochlorococcus marinus CUG1416 includes the following:
- a CDS encoding SLC13 family permease has product MNLIAVVSNNFDAFITVVVLIMSIILFIKNTIAPELTGLLCVGIFIATGVLSPEKALAGFGSPSLITLMGLFAVSSALFKSGALDRVRELISSESIRTPRKLISLIAFLIAPISGIVPNTPVVASLLPLIEGWCERRNISPSKVLLPLSFATLLGGTLTLLGSSVNLLVSDISQQLGYGALELFSLTSIGIPVWLIGTTYMILVSDMLLPDRGRDKDFIKNGDMNIYFTEVTIPSASELVGQSVRNSRLQRRFDVDVLELQRNGKVILPPLADRKIEPDDRLIIRVTRADLFRLQQEHTILLGENKRSFEGANIFSDEEGTKTFEALLPAGSTLAGASLRELRFRQRHNATVLALRRGQQTVQERLGQAVLRAGDVLLLQAPLDSIRGLQASNDLLILDQFEDDLPVLIKKPISIAIAIGMVVLPSVTNIPLVGSVLLAVIAMVAFGCLRPAEIQKSIRLDIILLLGSLSCFSVAMQVTGLADVIAVNLNFALNGMSLYFALVIIFVSTVILTQFISNAASVALILPVAIEFSTVLGISPSALIMLVLFGASQSFLTPMGYQTNLMVYGPGRYRFFDIAKYGAGLTLIMSFTVPALIILNFR; this is encoded by the coding sequence ATGAATTTAATTGCAGTTGTTAGTAATAATTTTGATGCGTTCATAACGGTAGTAGTTTTAATTATGTCAATAATTTTGTTTATCAAAAATACCATTGCACCAGAATTGACTGGTTTGTTATGTGTTGGAATATTTATAGCTACAGGGGTTCTTTCCCCTGAAAAAGCTTTAGCTGGATTTGGTAGCCCATCCTTAATTACTCTTATGGGTTTATTTGCAGTTTCTTCTGCATTATTTAAAAGTGGTGCATTAGATAGAGTAAGAGAATTGATTTCTTCTGAAAGTATTAGAACGCCAAGGAAATTAATTTCATTAATAGCTTTTTTGATTGCTCCAATATCTGGAATTGTGCCTAATACTCCAGTAGTGGCATCTTTATTACCTTTAATTGAAGGTTGGTGCGAGCGGAGAAATATATCACCATCTAAAGTTTTATTACCTCTTTCTTTTGCTACTTTACTAGGAGGAACTCTCACATTATTAGGTAGCTCAGTTAATCTTCTTGTAAGTGATATTAGTCAGCAATTAGGTTATGGAGCTTTAGAATTATTTAGTTTGACTTCAATTGGAATTCCTGTTTGGCTGATAGGCACAACCTATATGATTCTTGTTTCTGATATGCTTTTGCCAGATAGAGGGAGAGATAAAGATTTTATTAAAAATGGGGATATGAATATTTACTTTACTGAAGTTACTATTCCCTCTGCATCAGAATTAGTTGGACAATCTGTTAGAAATAGTAGATTGCAAAGACGATTTGACGTTGATGTTCTTGAGTTGCAACGCAATGGAAAAGTTATTCTTCCTCCTTTGGCAGATAGAAAGATTGAACCGGACGATAGATTAATAATCCGTGTTACGAGAGCAGACTTATTTAGACTACAGCAGGAACACACTATTTTATTAGGAGAGAATAAAAGATCTTTCGAAGGAGCTAATATTTTCTCAGATGAGGAAGGTACTAAAACCTTTGAAGCCTTGTTGCCAGCTGGCTCAACTCTAGCTGGTGCAAGTTTGAGAGAATTAAGATTCAGACAGCGTCATAATGCTACAGTTTTGGCACTGAGAAGAGGTCAGCAAACTGTTCAGGAGAGATTAGGCCAAGCTGTTTTAAGGGCTGGCGATGTTTTATTATTGCAAGCGCCGTTAGATTCAATAAGAGGTTTGCAGGCAAGTAATGATTTGCTTATTTTAGATCAATTCGAAGATGATTTACCTGTTTTGATAAAAAAACCTATATCGATTGCGATTGCAATAGGAATGGTGGTTTTACCTTCGGTTACTAATATTCCATTAGTAGGTTCAGTTCTGTTAGCAGTTATTGCAATGGTTGCTTTTGGATGTTTAAGACCTGCAGAAATACAAAAATCAATTAGGCTAGACATTATTTTATTACTGGGATCATTATCATGTTTTAGTGTTGCTATGCAAGTAACAGGACTAGCAGATGTAATAGCCGTCAATCTCAATTTTGCTCTTAATGGAATGTCTCTATATTTTGCACTAGTAATAATTTTTGTATCGACCGTTATCCTTACCCAATTTATTAGTAATGCTGCTTCAGTGGCTTTGATTTTACCTGTCGCGATTGAATTTTCAACTGTTTTAGGTATTTCACCTAGCGCTTTAATAATGCTTGTTTTATTCGGGGCAAGTCAATCTTTCTTGACTCCAATGGGTTATCAAACAAATTTAATGGTTTATGGTCCTGGGAGATACAGATTTTTTGATATTGCAAAATACGGGGCTGGATTAACACTTATAATGTCATTTACAGTGCCAGCATTGATAATTTTAAATTTCAGATAA
- a CDS encoding TrkH family potassium uptake protein → MEFTSNVFKLKDAYRKLSVPQFTIVTGLFIIFFGTLILSSPLCSSSKVGLWEAFFTSTSAITVTGLTIIDIGVDLNFFGQVCLAFMLLSGGLGLMAITTFLQGFVVKGTKLRTRLDKGKTLDEFGVGGIGRTFQSIAITATCIISLGAIVLYSFGFVDIQNNWQRLWSSIFHSISAYNNAGFSLWSNSLQDYRTNFLVNSVFIFLIIMGGLGWRVIDDIWSNKKNLSYKKLSLHSRLVIRTSLSLILFGSLGFFITESLLNSQFFNDLNLFEKLLSSIFETVSARTAGFTNYPISLSSISDTGLLLLMTLMFIGASTGGTGGGIKTTTFIALMAATRSTFRGQKDVIISNRLISDKVILKAVGITVGSLLFVLLMAMLLSTTNTFVKKESFTFLEILFTCISAFATVGFDIGLTAKLNHFGQFIIIVGMFVGRLGILLLLSALWQALYKSRIDRQKRIGYPRADLYV, encoded by the coding sequence GTGGAATTCACAAGTAATGTTTTTAAGTTAAAAGATGCTTACAGAAAACTATCTGTACCTCAATTTACTATTGTTACGGGATTGTTTATTATTTTCTTCGGAACTTTAATTTTGAGTTCCCCTTTATGTTCATCTTCAAAGGTTGGTTTGTGGGAAGCATTTTTTACATCTACTTCTGCCATAACAGTTACTGGCCTAACCATAATTGATATTGGTGTTGATTTAAATTTCTTTGGTCAAGTTTGTTTGGCTTTTATGCTTTTATCAGGTGGCCTAGGATTAATGGCTATTACTACATTTTTACAAGGTTTTGTTGTAAAGGGAACAAAGCTTAGAACTAGATTAGACAAAGGAAAGACTTTAGATGAATTTGGAGTGGGAGGAATTGGTCGAACTTTTCAAAGCATTGCTATTACGGCAACTTGTATCATATCTTTAGGCGCAATTGTTTTATATTCTTTTGGATTTGTAGATATTCAAAATAATTGGCAAAGACTTTGGTCCTCTATTTTTCATAGCATATCTGCATATAACAATGCAGGTTTTTCTTTATGGTCAAATAGTCTCCAAGACTATAGAACAAATTTTTTGGTTAATAGTGTGTTTATTTTTCTCATTATTATGGGTGGACTGGGATGGCGCGTTATTGATGATATTTGGAGTAATAAAAAGAATCTTTCATATAAAAAATTGAGCCTTCATTCTAGACTAGTTATTAGGACAAGTTTGTCTCTAATATTATTCGGATCATTAGGATTCTTCATCACTGAATCATTGCTAAATAGTCAATTCTTCAATGATTTGAATTTGTTTGAAAAGTTATTATCATCAATCTTTGAAACAGTGAGTGCACGAACTGCAGGCTTTACAAATTACCCAATCTCCTTAAGCTCTATCTCAGATACTGGCCTCTTGTTATTAATGACACTTATGTTTATTGGAGCAAGTACTGGAGGTACTGGTGGCGGCATAAAAACAACTACATTTATTGCCTTAATGGCTGCAACAAGATCAACTTTCAGAGGTCAGAAAGATGTAATTATTAGCAATAGATTAATCTCAGATAAAGTGATTCTAAAGGCAGTTGGAATTACAGTCGGATCTTTGCTGTTCGTTCTTTTAATGGCAATGCTGCTAAGTACAACTAATACGTTTGTTAAAAAAGAATCTTTCACATTCCTAGAAATTCTGTTCACTTGCATATCTGCATTTGCAACAGTTGGTTTTGATATTGGTTTAACTGCAAAATTAAATCATTTTGGCCAATTTATTATTATTGTCGGGATGTTTGTGGGCAGACTAGGTATCCTTTTGCTATTAAGTGCACTTTGGCAGGCTCTTTATAAGAGTAGAATAGATAGACAAAAGAGAATTGGCTATCCTAGGGCTGATCTTTATGTTTAG
- a CDS encoding potassium channel family protein: MADWWQWSQKREKEALTFAVVGVGRFGTAVCRELINNGADVLAADYSEKAIDDLRQLEPSIEARVVDCTDEESMKESGILEMNTVVVGISEPIEASITTTLIAKDSEGSKVKRVIARATSDLHEKMLKRVGADKVVFPSRMQGERLGLELVRPNLIERLELDNQTGIDEITVPEEFIGRSLRDLNMRKNYLVNVLAAGPAEELTVNPPAKYILERGNILVVMGKTADLQKLPKN; encoded by the coding sequence ATGGCTGATTGGTGGCAGTGGTCTCAAAAGAGAGAAAAAGAAGCCCTTACTTTTGCAGTTGTTGGCGTTGGAAGATTTGGAACCGCAGTTTGTAGAGAACTTATAAATAATGGTGCAGATGTTTTGGCTGCAGATTATTCGGAAAAAGCCATTGATGATTTGAGACAATTGGAACCTTCGATAGAAGCTAGAGTTGTAGATTGTACTGATGAAGAGTCTATGAAGGAATCTGGAATACTTGAAATGAATACTGTTGTGGTAGGTATAAGTGAACCTATTGAAGCAAGTATTACTACTACACTTATTGCTAAGGATAGTGAAGGTAGTAAAGTTAAAAGAGTAATAGCAAGAGCGACGAGTGACTTGCACGAAAAAATGTTAAAAAGGGTAGGAGCAGATAAAGTTGTCTTCCCTTCCAGAATGCAAGGAGAAAGATTAGGTTTAGAACTAGTTAGGCCAAATCTAATTGAAAGATTGGAACTAGATAACCAAACTGGTATAGATGAGATAACTGTCCCAGAGGAATTTATTGGAAGATCTTTAAGAGATTTAAATATGAGGAAAAATTATTTAGTAAATGTTCTTGCGGCAGGACCTGCGGAAGAGTTAACAGTTAACCCTCCTGCAAAATATATTTTGGAAAGAGGAAATATTTTGGTAGTTATGGGGAAAACTGCAGATTTACAGAAATTGCCTAAAAATTAA
- a CDS encoding ribbon-helix-helix domain-containing protein produces MATRQNSTNGKPKSPRIQVVLPEIICEQLTILATNESRTVSNMAKVLIQQGINKYFEKEGKALVSEHNLNTDQFRDELEKQSVRRLKRAPQRIRYYKKSD; encoded by the coding sequence ATGGCTACCCGTCAAAATTCAACAAATGGGAAGCCTAAATCTCCTAGAATTCAAGTAGTTCTTCCTGAAATAATTTGTGAGCAACTGACTATTTTAGCCACTAATGAATCTAGGACAGTCAGTAACATGGCAAAAGTGTTAATACAACAAGGTATAAATAAATACTTTGAGAAAGAGGGTAAAGCACTTGTCTCAGAACATAATTTAAATACAGATCAATTTAGAGACGAACTTGAGAAACAAAGCGTCAGAAGATTAAAAAGAGCTCCTCAAAGGATTAGATACTATAAAAAATCTGATTAA